The Halomicronema hongdechloris C2206 genome includes a window with the following:
- a CDS encoding serine/threonine protein kinase → MTDFPDFTPYGYTLTDVLGCNRAGGRVTYLAQDCNHCTEVVIKQFQFAQTTAWSDLEAHEREIEVLRSLNHPGIPRYLDSFQTDNGFCMVQEYKQARPLSATRSFGPAEVRQLAIALLEILVYLQSRFPPVIHRDIKPDNILVDDHLRVYLVDFGFARIGDGEVGVSSVVKGTLGFMPPEQLFNRALTEASDLYGLGMTLVCLLTKTQPDAIGDLVDISYRVKFKHLLPTVNRPWINWLERLVEPRLKDRYSNAVTALEAVPNCAIYSPKVHLSTATIQLAATQSRQTLTHSLHIHNPIPETTLQGTWTIEPHPSDGPSDLQRHPWISVQPASFAGNRIDCQITVDVGRLMPDRLYERTLRLTSNALPEAYTLPLQVRTASVLAQKSQTYWQSLSLLFLFALFLYRGVYWFVGNPLAVDGNLALASFGTAAGTAAGFEIAGWTLATTGATISANASIIAGGGVGLITFLVAWSMAGAIGGSLTEILLGGGVGLASGWIAGIALGMTVEALINRYLSPGFAIRLALLTMALGCSLSLGLTIGLMRPEILALLTLLSLSLGTHLIQEPLRRARIIAHQQRTHRHLIRP, encoded by the coding sequence ATGACCGATTTCCCTGATTTCACCCCCTACGGGTATACCCTGACGGATGTGCTTGGCTGTAATCGAGCCGGTGGCCGGGTGACATACCTAGCCCAAGACTGCAACCACTGCACCGAGGTAGTGATTAAGCAGTTCCAATTTGCCCAAACCACAGCCTGGTCAGATCTAGAGGCCCATGAACGGGAAATTGAGGTGTTACGCTCCCTCAACCATCCTGGCATTCCTCGCTATCTAGATAGCTTCCAGACCGATAACGGCTTTTGCATGGTGCAGGAATATAAGCAGGCCCGCCCCCTGAGTGCCACCCGTAGTTTCGGCCCGGCGGAGGTGAGACAACTTGCGATCGCACTGCTGGAAATTCTGGTCTACCTGCAATCGCGATTTCCCCCTGTGATCCATCGCGATATCAAACCCGACAACATTCTGGTAGACGATCACTTGCGGGTATATCTAGTGGACTTTGGCTTTGCCCGCATCGGCGACGGAGAAGTGGGGGTTAGCAGCGTCGTCAAGGGTACCCTGGGGTTCATGCCACCCGAGCAGCTCTTCAACCGGGCCCTAACCGAAGCCTCTGATCTCTATGGCCTGGGCATGACCCTGGTCTGTCTGTTGACCAAGACTCAGCCCGACGCCATTGGTGATCTGGTCGACATCAGCTATCGAGTCAAGTTTAAGCATCTCTTACCCACCGTGAATCGGCCCTGGATCAATTGGCTAGAGCGGCTGGTAGAACCTCGGCTGAAGGATCGATATAGCAACGCTGTCACCGCTTTAGAGGCCGTCCCCAACTGTGCGATTTATTCTCCCAAAGTGCATCTCAGCACAGCCACCATCCAACTGGCAGCTACCCAGAGCCGTCAAACGTTAACCCATTCTCTACATATTCATAACCCCATTCCCGAGACCACGTTGCAGGGCACCTGGACCATAGAGCCCCACCCCAGCGATGGGCCGTCGGACCTCCAACGGCATCCCTGGATTAGCGTTCAGCCAGCCAGCTTTGCCGGCAACCGCATCGACTGTCAGATTACTGTAGACGTCGGTCGATTGATGCCAGATCGCCTCTATGAGCGCACCTTGCGCTTAACCAGCAATGCCCTGCCCGAGGCCTATACCCTACCCCTGCAAGTCCGCACCGCCTCAGTCCTGGCGCAAAAAAGCCAGACCTATTGGCAGTCCCTCAGCCTCCTGTTTCTATTTGCCTTGTTTTTGTATCGTGGCGTGTATTGGTTTGTGGGCAATCCTTTAGCGGTGGACGGCAACCTAGCCCTGGCTAGCTTTGGCACTGCCGCAGGCACTGCCGCAGGCTTTGAGATCGCCGGTTGGACCTTGGCCACTACGGGAGCAACCATCAGCGCCAATGCCAGTATCATCGCTGGCGGTGGGGTGGGGCTGATCACTTTCCTAGTGGCTTGGTCGATGGCTGGAGCCATCGGTGGCAGCCTGACGGAGATCTTGCTAGGCGGTGGCGTTGGCCTAGCCAGTGGCTGGATTGCAGGCATTGCCCTGGGGATGACTGTAGAGGCCCTGATCAACCGCTATCTGAGTCCAGGATTTGCCATCCGCTTGGCCCTCTTAACCATGGCCCTGGGCTGTAGCCTCAGTTTAGGGTTAACCATCGGTCTGATGCGGCCAGAAATCCTGGCCTTGCTGACCCTGCTCAGCCTTAGCCTGGGTACCCACCTGATACAAGAGCCGCTGCGTCGAGCCCGAATCATCGCTCATCAGCAACGCACCCACCGTCATCTGATCCGGCCCTAG
- a CDS encoding SLBB domain-containing protein, which translates to MTSYRLFPPQLMSPLAGLTLLTFVAVSLPATASLPSQRATPPPPPPSTLESAYRLGAGDRIRIDIFRVPQYSGEHDLLVDGSINLPVAGSVDLAGLTLDQASEAIAIAYSNILRRPRITVSLVTPRPLRIGIAGEVTEPGSYTLNSGETPTITALLEAAGGLTQMADLRQVQIYRSQRFGPNQIINVNLWQLLQTGDLRYDVTLRDGDTVRVPTAASLNLAEALQMSTASFASNESRPLNVAVVGEVFRPGPYTVTGTARTGAAGVPGGGGGTAIPPTVTRAIQVAGGIRPMANIRDIQIRRQTRTAGEQTIAVNLWQLLQTGDLTQDIVLQEGDTVIVPTATAIDEEEAAQIAAASFSPDTVKVNVVGEVGRPGIIEVAPNTPLNQALLAAGGFNNRASRGEVDLVRLNPDGTVEQREIPVDFTQGLDDETNPPIRNNDVIIVGRSTPATIGDTLDTIARPISSAISLFTIPLTLLRLFESF; encoded by the coding sequence ATGACTTCTTACCGACTCTTTCCCCCCCAGCTCATGTCCCCCCTGGCAGGGCTAACCCTGTTGACTTTTGTTGCTGTATCATTGCCGGCAACGGCCAGCCTGCCTAGCCAGCGAGCTACCCCACCGCCGCCGCCACCATCGACCCTTGAGTCAGCCTATCGTCTGGGGGCAGGCGACCGGATCCGCATCGATATCTTTCGGGTGCCGCAGTATAGCGGTGAGCACGACCTGCTAGTAGATGGGTCCATCAATTTGCCCGTCGCCGGCAGCGTTGATCTAGCCGGCCTCACCCTCGACCAAGCCTCTGAGGCCATTGCCATTGCCTACAGCAACATTCTGCGTCGTCCCCGCATCACGGTTTCCCTGGTCACTCCACGGCCGCTGCGCATCGGGATTGCCGGTGAAGTTACCGAACCTGGTTCCTACACCCTCAACAGCGGCGAGACACCTACCATCACCGCATTACTAGAGGCTGCCGGCGGGCTGACTCAAATGGCAGATTTGCGGCAAGTGCAAATCTATCGATCCCAACGGTTTGGCCCCAATCAAATTATTAATGTTAACCTGTGGCAGCTATTACAAACCGGGGACTTGCGCTACGACGTTACCCTACGGGATGGAGATACGGTAAGGGTGCCCACCGCCGCATCCCTCAATCTAGCCGAAGCCCTGCAAATGTCTACCGCCAGCTTTGCCTCCAATGAGAGTCGCCCCCTGAATGTCGCCGTCGTCGGCGAGGTCTTTCGCCCCGGTCCTTATACTGTCACCGGCACCGCTCGCACTGGGGCCGCAGGCGTGCCTGGCGGTGGTGGCGGCACCGCGATTCCCCCTACCGTCACCCGGGCCATTCAGGTGGCGGGGGGGATTCGTCCCATGGCCAACATTCGCGACATTCAAATTCGTCGCCAAACCCGCACCGCCGGTGAACAAACCATCGCCGTCAACCTGTGGCAACTGCTGCAGACCGGGGACTTAACCCAAGATATTGTCCTGCAGGAAGGCGACACGGTGATTGTGCCAACTGCTACCGCCATCGACGAAGAGGAAGCGGCTCAAATTGCTGCTGCTAGCTTCTCGCCGGACACGGTGAAAGTTAACGTCGTCGGAGAAGTGGGTCGACCCGGCATCATCGAGGTGGCGCCCAATACCCCCTTGAATCAGGCCTTACTGGCCGCCGGTGGGTTCAACAATCGCGCCAGCCGGGGCGAGGTTGATCTGGTTCGCTTGAATCCAGATGGCACCGTTGAGCAGCGGGAGATTCCAGTTGATTTTACCCAGGGACTTGACGACGAAACTAATCCACCGATACGGAACAACGATGTCATTATTGTGGGGCGCTCTACCCCCGCCACCATCGGCGACACCTTAGACACCATTGCTCGTCCCATCAGCAGTGCCATCTCCCTGTTTACGATTCCCTTAACCCTGTTGCGTTTATTTGAATCGTTTTAG
- a CDS encoding GumC family protein — MNADSSLPVTAEKSFLPNRSDDEGGIDLGQIIDAIRRRLLLVAGVTTVVASAAVLKALTDTPIYEASFEILTNPVTLETRIISAANPQTLSNQQDVVAVSVDEAKLKILKSPKVIDPVVEELQETFPAIDYGDVARGLTVQPTSQDILTVTYQHPDPAVVTAVLDVVEDAFLQFSLEERQRDILRGIDFVDEQLPQLRSRVDALQSQLEALRRQYNLIDPEAQGQQLTQQISSFSQERLDIRVQLNEAKLLYDNLDQQLDQQGELAAASLLNENPRYQSLLDKLLEIDTQLAEDSVLFMGESPEIQYLREQRQQLLPLLAQEGQRTERQLVSMIRELETRDQALGQAIDQLNQRMKVLSSVARRYSDIQRELQIATENLNQFLSKREALRIDAAQRQTPWELLSQPGNPRASAASVKRNLLLGSVLGVLLGIGAALLIDRLSSVIYTPKELKSLSKLPLLGVIPFNEYLERYGPAASVATRLRQAGYILNITNKADEQEQSQASTPFIESFRSLYASLRLLNPDRSLTSLTVSSATPGAGKTTVCLHLGQAAAAMGRRVLLVDTDLRRPSLHKKIGMKNAKGLTDYIASPELSIEEVTQPVPLDDNLSIITAGSLPPDPTKVLSSRRMEEFIGMVNQQFDLVIYDTPPLLGFADAFLTGVHSNGFLMVVGLGKVKRTVFQQALEDLKVSMIPVLGLVANGAKEDQMASSYSYYQYYTQDEALPSQTNGALKTEPAGLLKSLKDLPIVKSMTKK, encoded by the coding sequence ATGAATGCTGATTCATCACTACCAGTCACTGCTGAAAAATCCTTTTTGCCCAATCGCTCTGACGATGAGGGGGGAATAGATTTAGGGCAAATCATCGACGCCATTCGACGGCGGCTGCTACTAGTAGCAGGGGTGACTACGGTAGTAGCTTCGGCAGCGGTGCTGAAAGCCTTAACGGACACCCCCATCTATGAGGCGAGCTTTGAGATTCTGACCAATCCAGTCACCCTGGAAACCCGCATCATTTCTGCGGCCAACCCGCAAACATTAAGTAACCAACAGGATGTGGTGGCCGTATCCGTAGATGAAGCCAAACTCAAAATCCTCAAGAGTCCTAAGGTCATTGATCCAGTCGTCGAAGAATTGCAGGAGACGTTCCCGGCCATAGACTATGGAGATGTCGCCCGCGGGTTGACAGTTCAGCCCACGTCCCAAGACATTCTGACTGTCACCTATCAGCATCCGGATCCAGCGGTGGTGACAGCTGTGCTGGATGTGGTTGAAGATGCTTTCCTGCAGTTCAGCCTAGAGGAGCGCCAACGGGACATTCTACGCGGGATTGATTTCGTCGATGAGCAACTACCCCAGTTGCGATCGCGTGTCGATGCCTTACAGTCTCAACTCGAAGCACTACGGCGGCAGTACAATCTGATTGATCCAGAAGCTCAGGGGCAGCAACTAACCCAACAAATCAGCAGTTTTTCCCAAGAGCGCCTCGACATTCGGGTACAGCTCAACGAAGCCAAGCTGCTGTACGACAATTTAGATCAACAACTGGACCAGCAGGGAGAGCTCGCGGCCGCTTCATTGCTGAATGAAAATCCCCGGTACCAGAGCCTACTGGATAAGCTCCTAGAAATCGATACCCAACTCGCCGAAGATTCGGTGCTTTTCATGGGAGAGAGTCCTGAAATCCAGTATTTACGGGAGCAGCGGCAACAGCTCTTACCCCTGTTAGCCCAGGAAGGGCAACGGACAGAACGGCAGTTAGTGTCAATGATTCGGGAACTGGAAACCCGCGATCAAGCTCTGGGGCAGGCCATTGATCAGCTCAACCAGCGCATGAAAGTGTTGTCATCGGTAGCCCGACGCTACAGCGATATTCAGCGGGAATTGCAAATTGCCACCGAAAACCTCAACCAGTTCCTGTCTAAGCGAGAAGCCCTCCGCATCGATGCGGCCCAGCGGCAAACGCCCTGGGAATTGCTGAGTCAACCCGGTAATCCGCGGGCCTCTGCCGCCAGCGTGAAGCGCAACTTACTGTTGGGCAGCGTCTTGGGCGTGCTTCTAGGCATTGGGGCAGCCTTGCTGATAGATCGCCTCAGCAGTGTGATCTACACCCCGAAAGAGCTGAAATCCCTGAGCAAGTTACCGTTGCTGGGGGTCATTCCCTTCAACGAATATCTAGAGCGCTACGGCCCTGCAGCCAGTGTAGCTACCCGTCTGCGTCAGGCTGGGTACATTCTCAACATCACCAACAAAGCAGACGAACAGGAGCAAAGCCAGGCCTCTACCCCATTTATTGAATCGTTCCGCTCCCTCTATGCCAGTCTGCGGTTACTCAATCCCGATCGCTCTTTGACCTCTTTGACAGTGAGCTCGGCTACTCCCGGTGCCGGTAAGACAACGGTATGTCTCCACTTGGGACAGGCGGCAGCAGCCATGGGGCGGCGAGTATTACTCGTGGATACAGATTTACGCCGTCCCAGTTTGCACAAGAAAATTGGCATGAAAAACGCCAAAGGCCTGACTGATTATATTGCCTCTCCGGAACTCTCCATTGAAGAGGTGACTCAGCCAGTTCCCCTGGATGACAATCTCTCTATCATCACGGCTGGCTCTCTACCACCAGATCCCACGAAGGTGTTGTCCTCTCGTCGCATGGAGGAATTCATCGGCATGGTCAACCAGCAGTTTGATTTGGTCATTTACGATACGCCACCGTTGCTGGGCTTTGCCGATGCCTTTTTAACCGGGGTTCACAGCAATGGCTTTCTCATGGTGGTGGGCTTGGGTAAGGTGAAGCGCACCGTCTTCCAGCAGGCCCTAGAAGACTTGAAAGTGTCGATGATTCCGGTGTTGGGGCTGGTAGCCAATGGAGCGAAAGAGGACCAGATGGCCTCATCCTACAGTTATTATCAGTACTATACCCAAGACGAGGCACTCCCATCCCAAACCAATGGCGCATTGAAAACGGAACCGGCGGGATTGCTTAAGTCCCTCAAGGATTTGCCGATTGTGAAGTCCATGACCAAGAAGTGA
- a CDS encoding HAD family hydrolase, with protein MARLQSLTTSEFIQTRRHIRLIATDMDGTLTQAGQLTPGLLQALIELQAAGLAVLIVTGRSVGWVQGLVSYLPVAGAIAENGGLYMAKPDLQLQPLVDLRDITAHRQQLAQLFAQLQGQYPQLRESSDNRFRLSDWTFDVAGLSPDTLTSLQATCAHQGWGFTYSTVQCHLKLPHQDKAPGLQTVLRRYFPDLSPEQVLTVGDSPNDQSLFDTAYFPYSVGVANVAHYCDGRRLAPGGHPMTHLPTYLTTAAEAAGFCELVQQLLAQAHHP; from the coding sequence ATGGCCCGATTGCAGTCTTTAACCACTTCTGAATTTATCCAAACCCGCCGCCATATTCGTCTGATCGCCACCGACATGGATGGGACGTTGACCCAGGCCGGGCAGTTGACACCGGGGCTATTACAGGCGTTGATAGAGTTGCAGGCGGCAGGACTAGCGGTTTTAATCGTCACGGGGCGTTCGGTGGGCTGGGTGCAGGGATTGGTGTCTTATCTACCGGTGGCAGGTGCGATCGCAGAAAATGGGGGGCTGTATATGGCTAAACCAGATCTGCAGCTTCAGCCCTTGGTAGACCTAAGGGATATCACTGCTCATCGGCAACAGCTGGCCCAACTCTTTGCCCAGCTGCAGGGGCAATACCCCCAGCTACGAGAGTCTAGCGACAACCGGTTTCGCCTCAGTGATTGGACCTTCGATGTGGCCGGCCTTAGCCCTGACACCTTGACATCCCTGCAAGCGACCTGTGCACACCAGGGTTGGGGCTTTACCTACAGCACCGTCCAGTGCCACCTGAAGCTGCCCCATCAGGACAAGGCCCCTGGACTACAGACGGTACTGCGGCGATATTTCCCGGACCTGAGTCCAGAGCAGGTGCTGACCGTAGGCGATAGCCCCAATGACCAGAGTCTGTTTGATACCGCCTATTTTCCTTACTCTGTGGGCGTCGCCAATGTGGCCCACTATTGCGATGGTCGCAGACTGGCCCCTGGGGGCCATCCCATGACCCACCTACCCACCTATCTCACCACTGCAGCAGAGGCGGCAGGCTTTTGTGAACTGGTCCAACAGCTCCTGGCCCAGGCCCATCACCCCTAA
- a CDS encoding D-Ala-D-Ala carboxypeptidase family metallohydrolase has protein sequence MATLLPDQRNDYYLSEAARVGIHKPILAALYAVHGQPQLPDGELGLGIYPVNRVGPDQVNTFPEQVQYAANTVRSLTDSLTAEGWQGRDLWNASESRYSDRLLRTLAAGYRPPASDTSAALLEASDFNTLKDAYLADIVYDYEADQLPHNPAHLDKALLAFAERVPPHYGRLGFQRQALLEAVRLWRKLDSHEAVLEALEISEPVSQADETALDQALVNFVQGAVRYYSGYPYQREALLRLVQLWRQMDSREETIQWLASHDPHAHEANLHIIDPALIAFVQHLPGQYKGQGDQRFALTEAYRLWQQLASRAMALESLGVDPRTVVQQADDKTALTETAAQIDQGLLAFIKSVPQTYQETETQREALIRLVQIWRRLEGRIPTLQALCDDLRRMERAQRHAVEAMPAPEAAPQPPRPPRWTPENVQLAASIVPNGNFTWAEATHGGTRLPPNQATIDAMVRIAALAQQARDRIGRPFKVTSWYRPPEINARVGGASQSRHIIGDAIDFYCDGLSGNQLYWALDPWWPGGLGRYRRFPYLAHLDARGYRARWTH, from the coding sequence ATGGCGACCCTTTTACCCGATCAACGCAACGACTACTATCTGAGCGAAGCAGCTCGAGTAGGGATTCATAAGCCAATTTTGGCGGCCCTGTATGCTGTCCACGGCCAACCTCAACTGCCCGACGGCGAACTGGGCTTAGGCATCTATCCAGTTAACCGAGTCGGCCCCGATCAGGTCAACACCTTTCCAGAGCAAGTGCAATACGCTGCCAATACCGTGCGTAGCCTCACCGATAGCCTCACCGCTGAGGGGTGGCAAGGCCGCGACCTCTGGAATGCTAGCGAAAGCCGCTATAGCGATCGGCTGTTGCGTACCCTGGCCGCAGGCTATCGTCCCCCTGCCAGCGACACCAGTGCTGCCCTGTTAGAGGCCAGCGATTTCAATACCCTCAAAGACGCCTATCTAGCTGACATCGTCTACGACTACGAGGCAGACCAACTGCCCCATAATCCAGCCCATCTGGATAAAGCCCTATTGGCCTTTGCTGAGCGGGTTCCCCCCCATTACGGCCGCTTAGGGTTTCAACGCCAGGCCCTGCTGGAAGCGGTTCGCCTCTGGCGCAAACTCGATAGCCATGAGGCTGTGCTCGAGGCCCTAGAGATCTCTGAACCCGTGAGTCAGGCGGACGAAACCGCCCTGGACCAAGCCCTGGTTAATTTCGTGCAGGGGGCGGTGCGCTATTACTCCGGCTATCCCTATCAACGGGAAGCCCTATTACGCCTAGTCCAGCTCTGGCGCCAGATGGACTCGCGGGAGGAGACGATTCAGTGGCTGGCTAGCCACGATCCCCACGCCCACGAAGCCAATCTGCACATCATCGATCCGGCCTTGATTGCCTTCGTGCAGCACCTACCCGGTCAATATAAAGGCCAGGGCGATCAGCGCTTTGCCCTGACCGAAGCCTATCGTCTCTGGCAGCAGCTGGCCTCTCGAGCAATGGCCCTGGAAAGCCTGGGAGTCGATCCCCGCACCGTTGTCCAGCAGGCCGACGACAAAACCGCCCTGACGGAGACAGCGGCTCAGATTGATCAGGGGTTACTGGCCTTTATCAAGTCAGTGCCACAGACCTACCAGGAAACCGAGACCCAGCGCGAAGCCCTGATCCGCCTGGTGCAAATTTGGCGTCGCCTAGAGGGTCGCATTCCCACTCTGCAAGCTCTATGCGACGATCTGCGCCGTATGGAACGGGCCCAGCGCCATGCGGTGGAGGCCATGCCTGCTCCAGAGGCTGCTCCCCAGCCCCCTCGCCCCCCCCGGTGGACCCCGGAGAATGTACAACTGGCCGCTTCGATTGTTCCCAATGGGAATTTCACCTGGGCCGAGGCCACCCATGGTGGTACCCGCCTACCCCCCAACCAAGCCACCATCGACGCCATGGTCCGCATTGCTGCATTGGCTCAACAGGCTCGCGATCGCATCGGTCGTCCCTTTAAGGTCACCAGTTGGTATCGCCCCCCCGAGATCAACGCTCGGGTCGGTGGCGCTTCCCAGAGTCGCCATATCATCGGCGATGCCATCGACTTCTACTGCGACGGCCTCAGCGGCAACCAACTATACTGGGCCCTCGATCCCTGGTGGCCTGGCGGCTTGGGCCGCTACCGCCGCTTTCCCTATCTGGCCCATCTAGATGCCCGCGGCTATCGAGCTCGCTGGACCCACTAA
- a CDS encoding DUF4231 domain-containing protein, with the protein MAKQTYADFLKQDFKQLFDALNLDDIQRHYLRSRWLDQVIWMEKKAAFCRDWYYRLRLTAITLGIIVPILLGLEFTNPRASQVKKYLAIGLSGVVAVSAAIEEFFHYGERWYHYRRTVESLKTHGWQFSQLSGQYSDYDTCKAAFDDFTDQIEELIQRDVEIYVTQIAQQDKTQKSQQKQSKLPREQT; encoded by the coding sequence ATGGCCAAACAAACCTATGCTGATTTTCTTAAACAAGACTTTAAACAACTCTTTGACGCCCTGAATTTAGACGATATTCAACGGCATTATTTGCGATCGCGTTGGCTGGATCAGGTGATCTGGATGGAAAAGAAGGCGGCCTTCTGCCGCGACTGGTACTACCGCCTGCGGCTCACTGCCATCACCCTGGGCATCATTGTGCCGATCTTGCTAGGCCTAGAATTCACCAATCCCCGGGCTAGCCAGGTGAAGAAATATCTGGCCATCGGTCTTAGTGGAGTGGTTGCCGTCAGTGCCGCCATTGAAGAGTTCTTCCACTATGGTGAACGCTGGTATCACTACCGGCGCACGGTGGAGTCCCTGAAGACCCACGGTTGGCAGTTTTCTCAATTGAGCGGTCAGTACAGTGACTACGATACCTGCAAGGCTGCCTTCGACGACTTCACCGATCAGATTGAAGAATTGATCCAGCGGGATGTGGAAATCTACGTCACCCAGATTGCGCAGCAGGATAAGACTCAGAAATCCCAGCAGAAGCAGAGTAAGCTGCCAAGGGAGCAGACGTAG
- a CDS encoding thermonuclease family protein: MALPRHSFHLNVIKDGDTLIASGNNITESVRLYGIDCPELAQAPYGEAARQRIQKLLEPYDTIEVIEVDRDRHGRLVGEVWVEDGCINTQLLAEGHAVAYGRHLKGEFRDRYVQAEAIARKARLNFWQQPRPEMPWDYRQRHPH; the protein is encoded by the coding sequence ATGGCGCTGCCTCGACACTCCTTCCATCTGAACGTCATCAAAGACGGGGATACCCTGATTGCCAGTGGTAACAATATCACCGAATCGGTCCGACTCTATGGCATCGACTGTCCAGAACTGGCTCAAGCTCCCTATGGCGAGGCCGCCCGCCAGCGCATTCAAAAACTCCTAGAGCCCTACGACACCATTGAGGTGATTGAGGTCGACCGCGATCGCCATGGCCGATTAGTGGGAGAAGTGTGGGTAGAAGACGGTTGCATCAACACGCAACTGTTAGCTGAAGGCCATGCTGTCGCCTATGGGCGCCATCTCAAAGGGGAATTTCGAGATCGCTACGTCCAGGCCGAAGCCATTGCCCGCAAGGCTCGCCTCAACTTTTGGCAGCAGCCCCGGCCGGAGATGCCCTGGGATTATCGACAACGTCATCCCCACTGA
- a CDS encoding SDR family NAD(P)-dependent oxidoreductase: MTQLQQAFILITGASGGFGQEFCRQLLALDGQLILTDIHGPTLEQQAAILSHSVSPGKILACLTADLASRDGCDSLYQQIQGLGYPVDVLINNAGRGCVGRLDEVPAEQWEQLMQVNLLAPMRLSALFANVMVQRRRGHIVNLSSLAGWIAPPGLVPYAASKFGLRGFSQGLARELAPYRVQVTAVYPGFSRTPILQSPRYGSLAGSMAALPDWLVSEPASVIRATIRAIQRNQRQVFPDRVGPIVQRLQRFTPGLVPWLSHILDA; the protein is encoded by the coding sequence ATGACCCAGCTGCAACAAGCCTTCATCCTGATTACTGGTGCCAGCGGTGGCTTTGGCCAGGAATTTTGTCGGCAATTGCTAGCCCTTGATGGCCAACTGATTCTTACCGATATCCATGGTCCCACCCTGGAGCAACAAGCGGCTATTCTCAGTCACAGTGTTTCCCCAGGCAAGATTCTGGCTTGTTTGACGGCTGATCTGGCTAGTCGCGACGGCTGTGACAGCCTTTACCAGCAGATCCAGGGCCTGGGATACCCCGTCGATGTGTTGATCAATAATGCTGGCCGAGGTTGCGTAGGACGCTTGGATGAAGTGCCCGCTGAGCAATGGGAGCAGTTGATGCAGGTGAATTTGTTGGCTCCGATGCGACTAAGCGCTCTGTTTGCCAATGTCATGGTGCAGCGTCGTCGGGGCCATATTGTTAACCTGTCCTCCTTGGCTGGATGGATTGCCCCGCCTGGGTTGGTGCCTTACGCCGCCAGCAAATTTGGCTTGCGAGGGTTTAGCCAAGGGCTGGCCAGGGAGTTGGCCCCATACCGAGTGCAGGTGACTGCCGTATATCCTGGCTTTAGTCGTACCCCAATTCTGCAGTCTCCCCGCTATGGTAGCTTGGCGGGCTCCATGGCAGCCCTGCCAGATTGGCTAGTGAGCGAACCGGCCTCGGTAATTCGAGCCACCATTCGTGCCATTCAGCGCAACCAGCGACAGGTCTTTCCCGACCGCGTTGGACCGATAGTACAACGACTACAGCGATTTACTCCGGGCCTTGTCCCCTGGCTCAGTCATATTCTCGATGCCTAG
- a CDS encoding MBL fold metallo-hydrolase, which translates to MMNQLRRWAIGWLVALITLAAIVGLQTQTPAQAPSELTLNRAGLTLEELADGVYGLIASTDFPPSDPAMAICNGGIVIGSDGVLVIDPFQTEELANLLFATVANLTDQPIRYVVNTHYHFDHSGGNAAAKALDLPILGRGPIREFMLSRNLEMDPNATPPEVIVNGAGELWLGERQIQLTEFDGHSGGTDLVIYIPDADVLMAGDLLFSQRLPYLGDGNIRVWQQTLEHLAVDYDTATILPGHGPVSDRTHLTTLKDYLEQLETWAMTWEAAGLSQAEAIEQTPLPDTYSDYLFQALFPGNLEVAYQQITLGHDDAAAIERYFQAQAPALQAL; encoded by the coding sequence ATGATGAATCAACTCCGTCGCTGGGCAATTGGCTGGTTGGTGGCCCTGATCACCCTAGCTGCTATTGTCGGGTTGCAGACCCAGACCCCGGCTCAAGCACCATCAGAGCTCACTCTCAATCGGGCTGGACTTACCCTAGAAGAGTTAGCCGACGGTGTATACGGTCTCATTGCCAGCACCGACTTTCCCCCCAGTGATCCTGCCATGGCCATTTGCAATGGTGGCATTGTCATTGGCTCCGACGGGGTATTGGTGATCGACCCCTTCCAAACCGAGGAGTTGGCTAATTTGCTATTTGCCACCGTAGCCAACCTGACAGATCAACCGATTCGCTATGTGGTCAATACCCATTATCACTTCGATCACTCTGGTGGCAACGCCGCTGCCAAGGCCTTGGACCTACCTATTCTGGGGCGAGGACCGATTCGAGAGTTTATGCTAAGCCGCAACTTGGAGATGGATCCTAACGCCACCCCGCCTGAGGTGATTGTGAATGGTGCTGGAGAACTGTGGTTAGGGGAGCGGCAGATACAGCTGACCGAGTTTGATGGTCACTCTGGCGGCACTGATTTAGTGATCTATATTCCCGATGCCGATGTGCTGATGGCGGGTGACTTGCTGTTCAGCCAACGGCTACCTTACCTGGGCGATGGCAACATTCGGGTGTGGCAGCAGACCCTAGAGCACTTGGCTGTCGATTATGATACGGCTACGATTCTGCCAGGCCACGGTCCTGTTAGCGATCGCACCCACCTAACCACCTTAAAGGACTATCTGGAGCAGCTTGAGACCTGGGCCATGACTTGGGAAGCTGCTGGACTTTCCCAAGCAGAGGCCATCGAGCAGACTCCCCTGCCCGACACCTATAGCGACTACCTCTTCCAGGCATTATTTCCTGGCAATTTAGAAGTGGCCTATCAACAAATCACCCTGGGCCATGATGATGCCGCCGCCATTGAGCGCTATTTCCAGGCCCAAGCCCCAGCACTGCAAGCTCTGTAG